DNA from Alphaproteobacteria bacterium SS10:
ATCGACAGTGCCTGGATCGAGAGCTGCTGCCTGGTCTGCAAGGCCTGCAAACGGGCCGACTCACGGGCCAGATCAGCATCTACTAGATTGCCGAGGCCTTCGGTGGTTGCGTCATTCAACGATGTATTGAACTCAAGCTGTAGCTCGATTGAGCGGTTGTCGGCACCTAGCTGACCCAGCGCATTGCTGATCTCCTGCTCGAAGAACGAGAAGGCGCTGTTGAACACCGATTGGGTGCCCTGAGTTTCGGTATCAGCGCTACGGAAGGCATCAGCCGCCCGGGTGCCGTCATCATTTAGGCCAGCCAAAGCCGCCTGAGCGACACGGGCATTGACCAAAGACCGCGCAACAAAGTTACCGTCAGAGTTCGCCGCAACCGCGTTACTCGCGGTGGTGTCATTACCTGTTAGCCCGTCCGAGCCACCGTCGGTGGTGTCGGTTGAGTAGACAATCCGCGCCAAACCAACGAAGCCAGTAACACCGGAGGAACCACCGGTGCCGAGGACTAGGTCGTTGGCTCGAATTTGGAGGCTCTGGCCATCAATGTTTCGGATTGCATTTACCGACTCGGCAGCCGAATAACCGGTAAAAGCATCACCAAAAGTACCCTGATCACCGGCCAGGATATTCCGACCGTTATATTCAGCATTCTCAATGAAGCTGCGCAGCTGATCGACCTGGGCGCGAAGATCATCGGTATAGATTTCACGCTGCTCGGTGGAGATGCTCTCGTCAGCGAGCTGGGTTAGTCGCTCACGAACATCGGACAGTAGGTTGGACACCGAGGTGGTTGCAGAAATACCGACGGTGACCAGGCCCCGTGAACCAGCCAGCGCACTGCCGACTGCCTCAAAGCCCCGAATGTTTGCGCGAATTCCCTGCGCAACGGAGAATACGGAGGCATCCTCTTGCGCGCTGGAGACCCGCAAACCCGTGGAAATCCGGTTCTGGGTGGAGTTTAGATCGCTGGCAACGCTGTTTAGGTTACGCAGCGCCACCAATGCACCAACATTGGTGTTGATAGAGTTTTGTACCGACATTTGACCGTTTCCTTTCTGGTTAGGTCGAACTCAAACCGTGGCTATTCGCGTTTTGCGGTTAGCCTTGTTCAGCAGCCATGACGGTTAGGCGGTCGGCACATTTTGGTCGGTGAAACCATATGTCCAAGGACGCCGGGGCGCCGTGTCTGCGCCTCGGTTATCCATCGGCCGCATTAAAGATGCGGTTAACGGCAATCAGATTATTGATAGTGCGTTCCAATCAACGCGAGTGGGGGAGGCCCCATCTCTGGCCCCCTCATGACCGACATGCTATGCAAGCGCGTCTGTCGGCACTTCGATCGGCTTTAGATCCATGGCTAAACAATTGACCCCTAAACAGGCGAAAGCCTTGTCCCTGCATGAGGATGCTTTGAAGCTTCTGCAGGAGGACAAAGCAGAGGATGCTCTGCCGCTATTGAAAGAGGCCGCGCTGATCGCGCCTACCTCTCAAAACATCGCTGCAAATTTGGGATTTGCCCATCTGGCCTTGGATGAGAATGAGGAGGCGCTGGCTTGTTTTAAGCGGGCGGTGGCGCTTAAGCCGAACTGGTCACTGGGCCATTACAATATGGGCCTGGCGCTATACAAGCTACGCCGGGTGTCTGAGGCGAGGGAGGCATACGAGAAGGCCCTGCGCTACACGCCAGATGATTTGGCAGCCAGCAACAATCTGGCTCTTTGCTTGCTTGAGACGCTTGAGATTCAGCCAGCATTGGACCTGCTCCAAGATATTTTGGATCGTGATCCGGACAACGTCGATGCAACACTCAACATGGCGAAGCTGTGGAGTATGTTGGATCGACCAAAACCAGCAATTGGCTTGCTTAAGCGACTTGCTGACAAGGTTCATGACGATGCTGAGCTGCTTGTTGATCTCGGCGCTGCCTTACGACGTACAGGCGACTACAAGTTTGCCGCGGAGGTGCTTGAACGCGCCCTCAAGATTGATCCATCTGATACGGCAACCACACTTCAGCTTGCCATGGTGTTGATGGCATGGCGCCAATACAAGAAGTCAATCGAGCTGCTAGAGGCGCTTGATGAAGACCCCGAATTTGAAGCCCAAATTAGCCAACTGCTTGGTGTTAACTACAACTCAATTGGCGAGCTGGAGACTGGGCTTGAATACGGGCTGAAGGCTGTTGAACTGCAGCCCAACAATTTCTCCTTCTATCTGAACCCGATCTTCTCACTGAACTACTGGGTGCCGCCCAGCCCGGAGCGCATTTTTGAGCTAACTAAAAAATTTGACGAGCAGGCGGCGCAAGACTTCAACAAGATACCAAGGTATGAGGAGCCGCCAGCAAAGCCAAAGAGCGAGAAGCTAAGACTTGCTTTCCTATCACCAGATTACCGAGAGCATTCCTGTTCGTACTTTGTGGAAGGGCTGTTCCGTAACCTGGATCGTGAGCGTTTTGAAGTTGTTGGGGTTCCACTGAAAGCCACTTCAGATAGCCGCACGATGATCCTCAAGCAGATTACTGATGATTGGCTGCCCATTTATCACTTAGAGCTTGGCCAGCAGCTTGAGATCCTGCGTGATCGTAAGATCGATATCGCCTTTGATTTGGCGGGCCATACATCGGACAACCTTCTAATCGCGTTTGCTCAACGCTTCGCGCCTGTGCAGGTCAATTGGTTGGGATATCCCAACACAACTGGCGTTAAGGCCATGGATTACCGTTTTATCGACGATATCACAGATCCTGAGGATGCAGATCGTCAGTACTACTCCGAGAAGTTGGTGCGACTACCAGAGTGCTTCCTGAATTATTCACCACCCCAGGCAACGCCGATCATTCTCGATAAATCGCCGAATGATCATATCGTGTTCGTGTCGTTTAACTCGGTCGCCAAGGTTAACAAGGTAGTTGTTGCTGCTTGGATTGAGATCCTGAAACGGGTGCCGGGTTCACGGATCCTGATGAAGGCGCTGCAGCTTGATGATGATGACTTGGTCAAACAGATTTTTGACTCATTGACTGAGCAAGGCGTTGATCGGGATCGCCTTGAAGTCTTGGGCCCAATGCCATCCACCTTCGATCACCTGAATACCTACAATGAAGCCGATATCGGTCTTGATACCTTCCCCTATAACGGCACCACTACAACCTGTGAGGCCGCCTGGATGGGCGTGCCGGTGATTACCACGATCGGTGAAGTTCACTCAGCTCGTGTCGGGGCCAGCTTGAATACGGCCCTTGGCCTTGAGGAGCTTATCGCCAAAGACCCTGAAGAGTACGTTGAGAAAGCCGTCGCCTTAGCGACCGACGTGCCGCGGCTTCGTGCCCTGCAGAACGGCCTTCGTGGCCGGATGGAGAATTCGGTTCTGCGAAATGATGCGCTTTACGCTGAGCGGTTCGGTGCGGCTATCGAGCAAATCTGGGAACAGCATTTGGCTAAGAATGAGGGCCTAGTCTCCAGTGTCTGATGTAGCAGCGGGCGCGCTCGGTAACGCGACGGTGCTGATCAAGGCCGGTATGTTTGACCAGGCAGGGGAGGTGCTCGACCAATTGGTTCAAGAGCACCCTGAAGCAACCCAGCCGCATCTGCTCCGTGCCATGCTGGCCCAGGCTCAGAATGACAAGGCGGCGATGGCAACCGCACTTGAAGCTGTCTTAACCCTCGACCCCAATAATCTGAACGCATCGATTGGCCTGGTTGGCCTGATGGATGATGTCACGTTGTCCGAGGATTTACTGGCTAAGTTGGAGCCTGCCTTAGGGCTTGCCGTTGCCAGTGATCACCGCGCCCTTATTGGCCTTGGTGCCGTTCATGTTGCCCGTGATCAGATGGAGGCAATTCCAGGTCTGATCGAAACCGTGCCTGCCGAGATACTGGCGGGGCTTCCTTATCGGGGAGCGGTGGCGGCCATTGCCCAACGGCTCGATAAACAGGACCACCCTGAAATTGCCTTGAAGATGCTGCTTCAGGTTGTTGAGCGCTTGCCAGACGCAGCCGGGCTGGAAGGTGTCTTGGGCGCCATGGCTTTCCGGGCCGATGAGTTGGATCTAGCGGCGCATTGGCTGGATATCGCGCTGAAACGTGATGATAGCGATAGCGGGATTGTCTTCGCCCGCGCCACCATCATGTTGCGCCAGCGTGAGTGGCAGCCATTGCTAGACTTTGTTCGCCCCTATGAAGAGCAGTTTGCCGATAAGGCCTATCTCCACGAGTTGCGCACCTTTGCCGCCGTTCAGACAAAGGATGAAGAGCTGGCCGATGAGGCATCATCAAAGCTGATGATGCTGGAGCCAGAGAGTGCCACCTCCTTGACCTATCGCGGTCTTGCCTTGGGCGTGATGGGGGAAGAGCAGGCGGCGCTCGACAAGATGCGTGAAGCCATCGCGGTTGACCCAGAATTCGCCATGCCTTGGAGCCATTTGGCCGGCATGCTGATGGGGCTGTCTGAGATTGGTGAGGCTGAAGAGGCCGCCCGTAAGGCGGTCGAGTTAGACCCGAACAACGCGATTGCGCAGCAGCAGCTCGGCCTCTGCATGCGTGACTTGCTGCGTCAGGATGAGGGGCTATCCCACCTGCGTTTGGCAACAGAACTTGATCCAGATAATCCAACCACGTGGCGCGCATTTTTGTTCTCTATGAACTACGCCCATGAGGCTGAGCCAGCCGATATCGCCGCTGGCCACAAAGCATTCGGGGAGCATCTGGCTAAGCGGAATGAGGCCGCGGCTATCATGCCTGCCAAACCGAAAACTGGTCCGCTTCGCGTGGGCTTTGTGTCGGGGGATTTGCGACGCCACTCTGTCGGGTACTTCCTGATGCCGCTTTATCGGCATTTCGCTGACCATGCTGATCGGTTGGAGGTGGTGTCCTTTATGACCAAGGACGACACCGGCGATGACGTTAACAAGCTGCTCAAATCTAAGAGCGGCGAATGGCACAACATCGCTGATGCGGATACAGCCCAAACGGTTGAGACGGTTCGGGCTGCCAATATCGACGTTCTGTTTGATCTCTCAGGGCACACGATTGGCGATCGGCTAGATGCCTTTGCCCAGCGCCTTGCACCTGTTCAGATCAATTATCTGGGGTATGCCAATACCACGGGCATACCGACCATGGATGGACGCATTACGGATGCGGTGGCCGACCCGGTGGGGCAAACAGAGAAGTGGCACAGCGAAACGTTGCTTCGCATGCCAACTTGCTTCCTGTGCTACAGCCCCGGGCCTGATGGCCCCGATGGTGAAGAGCTACCGCCACCCGACAGTGTTGATGGGCGGCGCATTCGCTTCGGCTGCTTTAATAACCTGAGCAAGGTGACAGCCCAGCAGGTCGCCCTATGGGCACGGATCCTGAAATCCGTACCCGACAGTGTTTTCATCTTTAAATCCAAGCAGGTAAGCGACCCGAGTGTTCGTGAACGTATGGGTGAAGTGTTCAAGGCAGAGGGGCTTGATCCAGAACAGCATATTGACTGGCGCAGTGGCACAGATAGTCACAAGGCGCATATGTCGATGTACCGGGAGGTAGATATTGCCCTCGATACGTTCCCCTATAACGGCACCACCACAACTTGCGAGGCCCTGTTTATGGGCACCCCGGTGGTCACCTTGCGTGGGCAACATCACGTCACCCGGGTTAGCTCCACATTGCTATCAGCTATCGGGCGTGATGATTTGGTGGCTGATACTGCCGATGCATATGTCGCGCGGGCAGTTGAATTGGCAGGTGATATCACGGCTGTACGAAATGGTCGTGCAGCCCTGCGGGACCAGATGCTATCGTCACCGCTCTGTGATGCAGAGCTATTCACCGAGCAATTTGTCGATTGCCTAACCGATTTTTGGCGCGCGAATTGCTAGATGGATACAGAGATCAAACGTTTAGGTGTTAGGTCGAAATCCACCTCGCTTATGTCGGGCGGAGCTTACGACGGAGCTTTGATAAAGCCATGAATGAAGAAGCAGTAAAATCTGAAGAACAGGAAGCCGCTCCAGCGCCGAGCACCGCCGCCAATCGCGGTAAGCTGTCGGACTATCTGGCGCATGTTGAGCGCGGTGATAAAGCTCGTGATGAACAGGATTTTGCGACGGCAATCGCTGAGTATCAGGCGGCAGCCCTGCTTCGGCCGAATATGTTTCACCCGCAGATGATGATGGGGAAGATCCTCTATCAACAGGGCCTACCGGGCGAGGCAATCGGGTATTTGCAGAATGCCCACCAGATGCAGCCCACCAATGTCATATTGCTTCTGCACATCGCCGAAATGCTGGCCCTCATGGGGGACAATGAAGCAGCCCAAGGGGTTGTTTGCGACGCCTTGGCCATTGACGATAAGAACGTCAACGCAATCTGCATGTTGGCCCATCTGCTGCACGTCGAAGAAAAGTTTGATGAGGCGATTGAGCTGCTGCAGGTAGCCATTGAGGATGCGCCCGATGAAGCTGAGCTATGGCGCAGCGTTGGCGATGTCATGGCGGCTAAATCAGATAACGAGAATGCCAAGACCTTCTATGAAGAGGCCCTGCGTCTCGACCCTGCGCTACAGATGGCGCAAGAGGGGTTGGACAAGCTCAATGCTAACCAAGATACGGCTGCTGAAGCTGTCCACTAATGACTTGGTAGGGCGGGTATTCCGACCCGTTGCTTGAGTAACCGCACTCACCCATGTTAGCTGGCGCTGCACCATGGTAGATAGCTGCCGTGGTTTCCCGCAGCAGTTGATAACCAGCAGTTTCCCTATGAGTGCTATCCAGACATTGCAGGAGCGGCTTGATGCCGGCACCGCCACCATTGGCGTGATTGGCCTCGGCTATGTTGGGCTACCATTGGTCCATGCTTTCGCCAGCCTAGGCCGGAAGGTCATTGGCTTTGATATCGATGCTGAGCGTGTGGCGATGCTGAATGCCGGCACCTCAGATATTGATCGGGTGCCAAATGAAGCTCTTGCCAGTTACCGCGCCGACGAACGGTTTGAGGCGACAGACAACTTTGATCGGCTGGCGGAAGTTGATGCGATCAATATCTGTGTGCCGACCCCTTTAGACAGGCACCAACAACCCGACCTGAGCTATGTCGAGGCAACAGGGCGAGCCATTGCCAAACAATTGCGGCCGGGCCAGCTCATCGTTCTGCAATCCACCAGTTTTCCTGGTACCACGGCCGAGGTGCTGGAACCCCTGCTGACCGAAACCGGGCTGAAGCGGGGCGAGGACTTTCTGCTCGCATTCTCACCAGAGCGGGAAGATCCCGGCAACCCAACCCACCATCTGGGCAATACGCCCAAGGTTGTGGGCGCCGATGATCAGGCCTCCCTAGATGCCGTCGCAACCCTGTTTGAACCTCTTGTGCCGTCCGTCGTGAAGGTTTCCACCGCCGCGACAGCAGAGGCGGTCAAACTGACCGAGAATATCTTCCGCAGCATCAACATCGCCCTCGTGAACGAGTTGAAGGTGATCTATGCCCGTATGGGGATCGATATCTGGGAGGTGATTGAAGGCGCGAAGAGCAAGCCATTTGGCTTTATGCCTTTCTACCCAGGGCCTGGCCTTGGTGGGCACTGCATTCCGATCGATCCGTTCTACCTGACCTATAAGGCGCGGGAGTATGACCTGGTACCCCGGTTTATCGAGCTGGCCGGCCAGGTGAATATGGGCATGCCCTATTACGTGATCGATCAGCTAGCCACCGGGTTAGAGGAGAAGCTGGGCAAGACCATCCGGCATGCAGAGATCCTGGTGATTGGTGCCGCTTATAAGAAGAATGTTGGCGACACGCGGGAAAGCCCGTCGTTGAAGCTGCTGGACCTGCTAATCAGCCGCGGTGCGAAGGTTCGGTATCACGACCCGCATGTGCCGGTGCTCAGCACCTTCCGGCATTTCCCCGATCTTGAGGGGATGGAGAGTGTGGACCTAGCGACCGCGCTACCAACCGTTGATGCGGTGGTGATCTCCACTGATCATGACGCGGTTGATTATGGACTGATCGCGGATCAAGCATCAGTGATCGTGGACACCCGCAATGCCATGCGGAGCAACCAGCTGACGCCTAAGGGCCTGGTGCTGGCGTAATCAAGATTGGGATATCCCAAAAGCAAGTGCCGTAAGCCCATCCTTCTGATGCGACTTACGGCACTTTTCTTTTGACGGCGGGTGTAACCACGAGGTGTGGGAAGGGGGAAGCGGTAGTTTCACCCACTTCCGAAGCAGTAGAAGCTGAGTCTGTCCAGCTGCGACCAAACCTTCAGAATACCGTCAAACCAAGATCGAATTGTTTGGGAAGGGCCGGCCTAAGAGTTAAAGGCCGGCCTCACGCCCTTATCGGATGTTTAGAAGTTCAGCCAGCATCTGGTCGGCGGTGGTAATCACCTTGGTACCGGCAGAATATGCCCGCTGGGTAATGATCAGCTGAGAGAACTCATTCGCCAGGTCGACGTTTGATTGCTCAAACGACCCAGAGAAGATCTGGCCAGAGCCATTCAAGTTCGCCTCGGTCAGGCTAACCTCACCACTCTCGTTACTGGAGCTGAAGACATTCAGGCTCTCTGACTGCAGGCCGTTCACGGCTGGGAAGTCAGCAAGGGCGATCTTGTAAAGCGGGACGATCTCATCATTCGAGAACACCACATTCACAACACCCTCAGTATCGATGTTGAAGCTCCGGCGGATACCGAAGGAGGCACCGTTCTGATCAATATCAGTGGTCAGGAACTGTGAGTTCAGCTGGGTCAAACGGTCGAGGGTAAAGTCGATCGTCTGCGGGTCCGAACCGTTACCAAAATCGATATTTGCTAGAGTAATCGCGACGTTGCCGTTGGCATTAGCGTCGTGGTTGATCGAGCCATCAGGGTTGAAGTTGATGTAACCGATATTGGCGTTGTCGTTTGTCTGGTCACCACCGGAGATCCGAACCTCCCACCAACCGAATGGGTTAGCGTCTTGAGAGGCCGGGGTACCCAAGGGTGGGAACACCGCTGAACCAGGGTTGGTTGCTGGAACCAATGCCGGGCTAGCTGGGTCATAAGGGACTACCAGCGCGGCGTTGTACTTGCCGGCCGTGGCAATGTTACCGCCACCTGCCAGTTCTGAGTCCAGCTGATCAAAGATCGAGGAGCCAGCAGAAGAAACAATGCCACCAACCGTGACTGCTTCACCTTCCGTGAAGGCCGTAATCACAAGCGAGCCATCGTCACTTAGTGAGGCGCCACCGGCACCGACACCGGCGTTTGGCAGGGCCGCATTGATCTGTGCGATAAGCTCACCAACCGTTAGGGAGGTTGTGCCCAGCGGGATAGTAACCACAACCGGTGCACCGCCAACATCAATGGTCAGGGTCTCAGCAACAGCCAGTGGGATGCCACTTTGGTTAAGCTCTGTATCCAGGGTCAGGTCAGTGCCATCCAGAACCGCATTAGTCAGGTTAGGCGCTGGTGCCTTGGAGATCTCAAGGTTCAAGGTCTGCGGCGTACCGAGGCTATCAAAGACCGTGATCACCCGTGAGAAATCAGAATCGAAGCCAGCAGCCGTCGGACCGTTATTGGTGCTGAGACCGGTAGAGGCATCAAAGTTGATGGCCGGGTCAATCACCGTCGTGGTCTGGTTGAAGCCAGGCAAGAAGTTCAGGTTGATCGGCTCCAAACTATCGAGGTTATCGAAGTTCGTCGGAATGTTGCCGTCATCATCCAGGCGCCAGCCGTACAGAACTTGCCCACCAACCTCTTGAGGGGTCTGCAGGAAGCCATCCTCATTCTCCTCGAACCGACCGGCCCTGGTATAGAATGGGAACTGGATCTGGTTGTTTTCGTTCTGGCCAACAACGAAGAAGCCGTCGCCGAGGATACCAAGATCCTCTTCACGGCCTGACTGCTGCAGCAAACCTTGTTGGTTTACCGTGCCCAGGGTACCGGCGCGAACGCCGCCTGGTTGCAGGATTGAGTTCGTGTTGGAACCAGTCACCAGGTTGGCGAATGTCGTCACCGAGCGTTTAAAGCCAGGGGTCTGGTTGTTGGCGATATTGTTCGAAATCACCGTGAGGGATTGGCTCTGCGCATTCAGCGCGGAAACACCCGTAAATAAAGAACCGAAGACGCTCATCGCTACCTCCTAAGAATCGGTTATCCACCGATATTCAATTTTTGTGCCAATTCGTTGATATGCTGCTTCTGATGCCAGATTAGCCGGTGGTGGTGTCATCATCTGCGGTATCGCTACCGTCAGAATCTGAGGCTGTTTCCTCACCGCTATCGCCGGAAACATCGTCACCGGCGTCATCTTGGACCTGGCCATCTACGCTGGTTGTGCCGGTGTTCGTCGTGCCGACAGGCAACTCAGCTGAGAAGACCTGGGACAGCGGGACCACCAATTCGCCCATCGCTAGGAAAATTTCGCCGGATCGGGTTTCAACCCCGGTGACCCGGCTGCTGACGCCAAGCTCAACACTCACGTTCTCAGCGCCTTCCTTCGGAACAATGTCCAGTTGAAGGGTGTAGTTGCCGGGTTCGACCGATTGGCCATCATCACCGATGCCGTCCCATTCGATCACCTGAAGGCCGGGAATGCCGCTGCCTTGCTGTGTGTAGACGGTATCGCCATCGGCATTAACAACCCGCAGGGTCAAATCTTCCACCTCACCACTCAGGTCATAGACAAAGCGGTTAGAGGTGCCAGCGCCAGCGTTATAGAACTCCTGACCTTCGAAGCTAACGTCGAGGCCGACATATCCAAGCGCCTGCTGCAAGGCGTTACCTTGGGTGGCGGCGATCAAATCGTCCAACTTGGCATTGGTGCCGATCTGCTGCTCAACCTGGTTGAACTGGGTGATCTGATCCGTGAACGTCTCAGTATCCGTTGGGTCCAGCGGATCCTGGTTCTGTAGCTGCGTGGTCAGCAACTGCAGGAAGTCATCGAAATCTTGAGCCAGCTGCGCTGAGTCAGAATCAGCCTGGCTGAAGATCTGGCCGCTTTGGCTGGTTTGTGCCGATTGGTTTGGCACGAGGGTAATTGGATCAGACATAACGCGTCACTCCGTTTTTCCAGGTCCGGCTTTAGCCGTTAGACCTGCACGTCCACTTGGTCTTCTGTGATGATGTCGACATGCTGCCAATCAGCAGCGTCGCTGTTGTCTTCGTCGCCTTCACCTGCGCCACCGCTGCCATTGCCAGCGAATTCAGGGTTGGCATCGCCCTCTCCACCATCGCGGAGAGAGAATTCCAGGCCGTCACTACCCAAGGTCAGGCCAGCATCTTGGAGCGCCTTCTCAAGCGTGCGGCTGTCATTGCGCAGCATGTCGAGGGTTTCCGCCTTCTCAGCAATCAGCTTGCCGGTGACGTTGCCGTCGCCATCAAAGTTCAGCTCAACATCGATGGTGCCCAGTTCAGCTGGTGACAGCTGAATGCGCAGCTGGCTCTGACCGGCTTTGGCGGCTTGGCTGACCTGCAGGCTTACCTGCATGGTTGCCGGGCTCATCGGTGCGCGTGATGGGGTTGTGTTGGCAACCAAGCTTTGGAAGTTGGCCTGGTTGGTGGATTGCTGGGTTGTTGTGGTGGCAGCTTGTGCCGCTTCCTCAGCATTAGCAGCAGCAAACAGGCCGCCACCGGGGTTATCACCGCCACGGCCGGATCCAGATTGACCATTAGCACCCTGTCCAGCTGGGCCGCCCGGGCCATTCAGTGAGGCCAGCTGTGCCGTTGCTGCCAGATTAATGGGGCCACTGCCTGTGCCGCCATTCGTATTGGCGGGCAGGGTGGCTGCGTTCGGGGCGGCAAATGCTTCTGCATCACCATCGCTATCATTGCCCAGGGTTGCCGTTAGGCGGGCATCGCGAGCGGCCTTGCGGTCTTGCAAGTTATCTTCTGCCACCAGCCGTTGCCGGGCGACGGTTTCCACATCCACGGCATCATCTGCTTGCGGCTGTGATGCGCTGGCAGCTGTTGCAGCCAGAGCGTTATCTTCTGTTGCATCCTCGGCCTCATCTTCGCCAAGGGACAGTAATGGATCTTCACCTTCGCCCTCATCATCCTCAAGCCCGTCAACATCAGCGTCCAGGGTAATGCCACCAAGCGCAGGGCTTAGTTCGCTCTGCAGGATTGATAGGAATTCTTCTTCCGTGAGGGGCGTGCCGTTCTCAAGCGTAACCGCCGTTGCCAGCTGCTTTAGGCCATCAAGGTCCTGGGCCAGCTGTGCCGGGTCCATGGCGCGGAGGATGTCTAAATCTTCCTGGGTAAAACCGAAGGGCTGCTCAATCGGCTGCTCTAGAGCATCCTGGAATATTTGATTGAGGAGCGTGCTGACCTGTTGGCCCAGGTCACCAGCTTCGCCATCGGTTGAAACCTGAAGCAGGCCACGGTGGCTGAGGCTTTGATTAAGGGCGGAA
Protein-coding regions in this window:
- a CDS encoding nucleotide sugar dehydrogenase translates to MSAIQTLQERLDAGTATIGVIGLGYVGLPLVHAFASLGRKVIGFDIDAERVAMLNAGTSDIDRVPNEALASYRADERFEATDNFDRLAEVDAINICVPTPLDRHQQPDLSYVEATGRAIAKQLRPGQLIVLQSTSFPGTTAEVLEPLLTETGLKRGEDFLLAFSPEREDPGNPTHHLGNTPKVVGADDQASLDAVATLFEPLVPSVVKVSTAATAEAVKLTENIFRSINIALVNELKVIYARMGIDIWEVIEGAKSKPFGFMPFYPGPGLGGHCIPIDPFYLTYKAREYDLVPRFIELAGQVNMGMPYYVIDQLATGLEEKLGKTIRHAEILVIGAAYKKNVGDTRESPSLKLLDLLISRGAKVRYHDPHVPVLSTFRHFPDLEGMESVDLATALPTVDAVVISTDHDAVDYGLIADQASVIVDTRNAMRSNQLTPKGLVLA
- a CDS encoding flagellin, with protein sequence MSTEQREIYTDDLRAQVDQLRSFIENAEYNGRNILAGDQGTFGDAFTGYSAAESVNAIRNIDGQSLQIRANDLVLGTGGSSGVTGFVGLARIVYSTDTTDGGSDGLTGNDTTASNAVAANSDGNFVARSLVNARVAQAALAGLNDDGTRAADAFRSADTETQGTQSVFNSAFSFFEQEISNALGQLGADNRSIELQLEFNTSLNDATTEGLGNLVDADLARESARLQALQTRQQLSIQALSIANQQPTNVLALFN
- a CDS encoding tetratricopeptide repeat protein, which translates into the protein MAKQLTPKQAKALSLHEDALKLLQEDKAEDALPLLKEAALIAPTSQNIAANLGFAHLALDENEEALACFKRAVALKPNWSLGHYNMGLALYKLRRVSEAREAYEKALRYTPDDLAASNNLALCLLETLEIQPALDLLQDILDRDPDNVDATLNMAKLWSMLDRPKPAIGLLKRLADKVHDDAELLVDLGAALRRTGDYKFAAEVLERALKIDPSDTATTLQLAMVLMAWRQYKKSIELLEALDEDPEFEAQISQLLGVNYNSIGELETGLEYGLKAVELQPNNFSFYLNPIFSLNYWVPPSPERIFELTKKFDEQAAQDFNKIPRYEEPPAKPKSEKLRLAFLSPDYREHSCSYFVEGLFRNLDRERFEVVGVPLKATSDSRTMILKQITDDWLPIYHLELGQQLEILRDRKIDIAFDLAGHTSDNLLIAFAQRFAPVQVNWLGYPNTTGVKAMDYRFIDDITDPEDADRQYYSEKLVRLPECFLNYSPPQATPIILDKSPNDHIVFVSFNSVAKVNKVVVAAWIEILKRVPGSRILMKALQLDDDDLVKQIFDSLTEQGVDRDRLEVLGPMPSTFDHLNTYNEADIGLDTFPYNGTTTTCEAAWMGVPVITTIGEVHSARVGASLNTALGLEELIAKDPEEYVEKAVALATDVPRLRALQNGLRGRMENSVLRNDALYAERFGAAIEQIWEQHLAKNEGLVSSV
- a CDS encoding tetratricopeptide repeat protein, which translates into the protein MNEEAVKSEEQEAAPAPSTAANRGKLSDYLAHVERGDKARDEQDFATAIAEYQAAALLRPNMFHPQMMMGKILYQQGLPGEAIGYLQNAHQMQPTNVILLLHIAEMLALMGDNEAAQGVVCDALAIDDKNVNAICMLAHLLHVEEKFDEAIELLQVAIEDAPDEAELWRSVGDVMAAKSDNENAKTFYEEALRLDPALQMAQEGLDKLNANQDTAAEAVH
- a CDS encoding flagellar hook-basal body complex protein; protein product: MSVFGSLFTGVSALNAQSQSLTVISNNIANNQTPGFKRSVTTFANLVTGSNTNSILQPGGVRAGTLGTVNQQGLLQQSGREEDLGILGDGFFVVGQNENNQIQFPFYTRAGRFEENEDGFLQTPQEVGGQVLYGWRLDDDGNIPTNFDNLDSLEPINLNFLPGFNQTTTVIDPAINFDASTGLSTNNGPTAAGFDSDFSRVITVFDSLGTPQTLNLEISKAPAPNLTNAVLDGTDLTLDTELNQSGIPLAVAETLTIDVGGAPVVVTIPLGTTSLTVGELIAQINAALPNAGVGAGGASLSDDGSLVITAFTEGEAVTVGGIVSSAGSSIFDQLDSELAGGGNIATAGKYNAALVVPYDPASPALVPATNPGSAVFPPLGTPASQDANPFGWWEVRISGGDQTNDNANIGYINFNPDGSINHDANANGNVAITLANIDFGNGSDPQTIDFTLDRLTQLNSQFLTTDIDQNGASFGIRRSFNIDTEGVVNVVFSNDEIVPLYKIALADFPAVNGLQSESLNVFSSSNESGEVSLTEANLNGSGQIFSGSFEQSNVDLANEFSQLIITQRAYSAGTKVITTADQMLAELLNIR
- a CDS encoding flagellar hook-length control protein FliK, which translates into the protein MQVLDNLLDLIGPSQQSAIQATAANVGEEGEQQLETEEFLALLSQHLLALGTINGKPATTGDGELGEAGKIDGLAEMFAGSQDLSAEISALNQSLSHRGLLQVSTDGEAGDLGQQVSTLLNQIFQDALEQPIEQPFGFTQEDLDILRAMDPAQLAQDLDGLKQLATAVTLENGTPLTEEEFLSILQSELSPALGGITLDADVDGLEDDEGEGEDPLLSLGEDEAEDATEDNALAATAASASQPQADDAVDVETVARQRLVAEDNLQDRKAARDARLTATLGNDSDGDAEAFAAPNAATLPANTNGGTGSGPINLAATAQLASLNGPGGPAGQGANGQSGSGRGGDNPGGGLFAAANAEEAAQAATTTTQQSTNQANFQSLVANTTPSRAPMSPATMQVSLQVSQAAKAGQSQLRIQLSPAELGTIDVELNFDGDGNVTGKLIAEKAETLDMLRNDSRTLEKALQDAGLTLGSDGLEFSLRDGGEGDANPEFAGNGSGGAGEGDEDNSDAADWQHVDIITEDQVDVQV